The following proteins are co-located in the Solanum pennellii chromosome 1, SPENNV200 genome:
- the LOC107015631 gene encoding extensin-2-like translates to MRSFGNLGQWPLLAFALAFCFVASTVVADYSYDFTSHSPSPYYKKPEKHVEHSPSHYYYKSHAPSKHYYKTPIVAKYYKSHAPSKPYYKTPIVVKYYKPHAPSKHYYKAPAVAKYYKSHAPSKYYYKSPVVMKYYKSPTPLKQYYKAPVVVKYYKSPAPSKKYYKAPTPSKYYYKSPSPTKYYKSPSPAKYYKSPAPSKYYKSPTPSKYYKSPSPTKYYKSPVYYKSPPPPPPTYYEKSPSYYNSPPPPPYYTESTPSYKSPPPPSYYEKSTPSFKFPQPPPYYEESTPSHKSPPPPPYYEESTPSYKSPPPPPKSYEQSPSYYSPPPPPIVY, encoded by the coding sequence ATGAGAAGCTTTGGAAATTTGGGGCAATGGCCTCTACTTGCATTTGCTTTGGCATTTTGCTTTGTAGCCAGCACTGTTGTTGCTGATTACTCTTATGACTTTACTTCTCATTCACCCTCTCCATACTACAAGAAACCGGAAAAACACGTTGAACATTCTCCATCGCATTATTATTACAAGTCGCATGCTCCTTCAAAACACTACTACAAGACACCTATTGTTGCGAAGTATTACAAGTCGCATGCTCCTTCAAAACCCTACTACAAGACACCTATTGTTGTGAAGTATTACAAGCCGCATGCTCCTTCAAAGCACTACTACAAGGCACCTGCTGTAGCAAAGTATTACAAGTCACATGCTCCTTCAAAATACTACTACAAGTCACCTGTAGTAATGAAGTATTACAAATCACCTACTCCTTTGAAACAATACTACAAGGCACCGGTGGTAGTGAAGTATTACAAGTCACCTGCCCCTTCAAAGAAGTACTATAAGGCGCCAACTCCCTCAAAGTACTACTATAAGTCACCATCACCTACAAAGTACTACAAATCTCCATCGCCTGCAAAGTACTACAAGTCGCCTGCTCCAtcaaaatattacaaatcaCCTACTCcttctaaatattataaatcaccATCACcaacaaaatattacaaatcGCCAGTTTACTACAAGtctcctccaccaccaccaccaacttATTATGAGAAATCGCCTTCTTACTACAACTCTCCTCCCCCTCCACCATACTACACAGAATCTACTCCTTCCTATAAATCCCCTCCCCCTCCATCATACTATGAAAAATCTACACCTTCCTTTAAATTTCCTCAGCCTCCACCGTACTATGAAGAGTCTACCCCTTCCCATAAATCCCCTCCCCCTCCACCATACTACGAAGAATCTACACCATCATACAAATCGCCTCCTCCTCCACCGAAGTCCTATGAACAATCACCATCATACTactcaccaccaccaccaccaataGTCTACTAG
- the LOC107015607 gene encoding fatty alcohol:caffeoyl-CoA acyltransferase-like isoform X1, translating into MFHSTFFATYQYFKLYKQEVYYKSIIIHPPPPLSPPSTAAKMDVKIEETTVIYPSTPPFTDDHVLSLSHLDTDINLHVTFRYLRVYVNDPKNRPVERPDPFQVVTSSLSSALVHYYHYTGSLVRREDERLELHCHAGSGVPVTHAVVDCSLSGINYLEDYHDVNFLEKLVPDPKGEDALTRPFVLQVTRFECGGWILGAAIHHSLCDGLGATLFFNTTAELARGAGQVKFEPVWDRLSLLEPRNPPRVEFPFHEFLSFDKNSLPYIEPNKPAVRECFKVKDEWLDRLKGFLHEQSGSNYTTFEALGAFIWRARVKASKIPSEEKVKFAYATNIRRIIIPKLPFGYWGNGCVPMYVQFLAQELVNQPLSKTADSIKKSKFNTTDEYVRSFIDFQELHYHEGITAGNRVSGFTDWRHLGHASVDFGWGGPMNVFPLSRHLVGSIEPCFFLPNSSTNEGEKNGFKVLVYLQEEAMVDFKKEMNKLEYIGLSLL; encoded by the exons ATGTTTCATTCAACTTTTTTTGCTACCTACCAATATTTCAAACTATATAAACAAGAAGTGTACTATAAGTCTATCATTATTCATCCACCACCACCATTATCTCCTCCGTCAACCGCCGCGAAAATGGACGTAAAAATTGAGGAAACAACCGTAATTTACCCGTCAACGCCTCCTTTCACCGATGACCACGTCCTCTCTCTATCCCACCTAGACACAGATATAAACCTCCATGTCACATTTCGGTACCTTCGGGTCTATGTCAACGACCCGAAAAACCGACCCGTAGAACGACCTGACCCGTTTCAAGTTGTCACGTCCTCTCTCTCATCTGCCCTTGTCCACTACTACCACTACACGGGAAGCCTCGTTCGTCGTGAAGACGAACGCTTGGAGCTCCACTGCCATGCTGGCAGTGGGGTCCCCGTGACACATGCCGTGGTGGACTGTTCCTTGAGTGGAATTAACTACCTTGAGGATTACCATGATGTGAATTTCCTTGAAAAATTGGTACCCGACCCGAAAGGGGAAGATGCTTTGACCCGACCCTTTGTTCTCCAAGTGACCCGGTTCGAGTGTGGTGGGTGGATTCTCGGAGCCGCGATCCATCACTCGTTATGTGATGGACTCGGGGCAACCCTTTTTTTCAATACAACGGCGGAGCTGGCTCGTGGGGCGGGTCAGGTCAAATTCGAACCGGTCTGGGACCGATTGAGTTTACTCGAACCTAGGAACCCGCCTCGAGTCGAGTTCCCATTTCATGAGTTCCTTAGTTTCGATAAAAACTCTTTGCCTTATATCGAACCGAATAAACCCGCGGTTCGAGAGTGTTTTAAGGTGAAGGATGAGTGGTTGGACCGGCTTAAGGGTTTTTTACATGAACAATCCGGTTCAAATTATACTACTTTTGAAGCATTAGGAGCTTTTATATGGAGAGCAAG GGTGAAGGCTAGTAAAATTCCGAGCGAAGAAAAAGTGAAATTTGCATATGCAACAAATATAAGAAGAATAATAATACCAAAATTGCCCTTTGGCTATTGGGGAAATGGATGTGTCCCAATGTATGTTCAATTTCTTGCACAAGAACTTGTGAATCAACCATTGTCAAAAACTGCAGATTCAATCAAGAAGAGTAAATTCAACACGACCGATGAATACGTAAGATCGTTCATCGATTTTCAGGAGTTGCATTACCATGAAGGGATCACGGCAG GTAATAGGGTGAGTGGTTTCACTGATTGGAGACATTTGGGACATGCAAGTGTTGATTTTGGATGGGGTGGTCCAATGAATGTTTTTCCACTTTCAAGGCACTTAGTTGGGAGTATTGAGCCTTGTTTTTTCTTGCCTAATTCTTCTACAAATGAAGGGGAAAAAAATGGATTCAAAGTTTTGGTGTATTTGCAAGAAGAAGCAATGGtagatttcaaaaaagaaatgaataaaTTGGAATATATTGGTCTTTCTTTATTGTAA
- the LOC107015607 gene encoding fatty alcohol:caffeoyl-CoA acyltransferase-like isoform X2, giving the protein MFHSTFFATYQYFKLYKQEVYYKSIIIHPPPPLSPPSTAAKMDVKIEETTVIYPSTPPFTDDHVLSLSHLDTDINLHVTFRYLRVYVNDPKNRPVERPDPFQVVTSSLSSALVHYYHYTGSLVRREDERLELHCHAGSGVPVTHAVVDCSLSGINYLEDYHDVNFLEKLVPDPKGEDALTRPFVLQVTRFECGGWILGAAIHHSLCDGLGATLFFNTTAELARGAGQVKFEPVWDRLSLLEPRNPPRVEFPFHEFLSFDKNSLPYIEPNKPAVRECFKVKDEWLDRLKGFLHEQSGSNYTTFEALGAFIWRARVKASKIPSEEKVKFAYATNIRRIIIPKLPFGYWGNGCVPMYVQFLAQELVNQPLSKTADSIKKSKFNTTDEYVRSFIDFQELHYHEGITAGCIPA; this is encoded by the exons ATGTTTCATTCAACTTTTTTTGCTACCTACCAATATTTCAAACTATATAAACAAGAAGTGTACTATAAGTCTATCATTATTCATCCACCACCACCATTATCTCCTCCGTCAACCGCCGCGAAAATGGACGTAAAAATTGAGGAAACAACCGTAATTTACCCGTCAACGCCTCCTTTCACCGATGACCACGTCCTCTCTCTATCCCACCTAGACACAGATATAAACCTCCATGTCACATTTCGGTACCTTCGGGTCTATGTCAACGACCCGAAAAACCGACCCGTAGAACGACCTGACCCGTTTCAAGTTGTCACGTCCTCTCTCTCATCTGCCCTTGTCCACTACTACCACTACACGGGAAGCCTCGTTCGTCGTGAAGACGAACGCTTGGAGCTCCACTGCCATGCTGGCAGTGGGGTCCCCGTGACACATGCCGTGGTGGACTGTTCCTTGAGTGGAATTAACTACCTTGAGGATTACCATGATGTGAATTTCCTTGAAAAATTGGTACCCGACCCGAAAGGGGAAGATGCTTTGACCCGACCCTTTGTTCTCCAAGTGACCCGGTTCGAGTGTGGTGGGTGGATTCTCGGAGCCGCGATCCATCACTCGTTATGTGATGGACTCGGGGCAACCCTTTTTTTCAATACAACGGCGGAGCTGGCTCGTGGGGCGGGTCAGGTCAAATTCGAACCGGTCTGGGACCGATTGAGTTTACTCGAACCTAGGAACCCGCCTCGAGTCGAGTTCCCATTTCATGAGTTCCTTAGTTTCGATAAAAACTCTTTGCCTTATATCGAACCGAATAAACCCGCGGTTCGAGAGTGTTTTAAGGTGAAGGATGAGTGGTTGGACCGGCTTAAGGGTTTTTTACATGAACAATCCGGTTCAAATTATACTACTTTTGAAGCATTAGGAGCTTTTATATGGAGAGCAAG GGTGAAGGCTAGTAAAATTCCGAGCGAAGAAAAAGTGAAATTTGCATATGCAACAAATATAAGAAGAATAATAATACCAAAATTGCCCTTTGGCTATTGGGGAAATGGATGTGTCCCAATGTATGTTCAATTTCTTGCACAAGAACTTGTGAATCAACCATTGTCAAAAACTGCAGATTCAATCAAGAAGAGTAAATTCAACACGACCGATGAATACGTAAGATCGTTCATCGATTTTCAGGAGTTGCATTACCATGAAGGGATCACGGCAG GTTGTATACCAGCATGA
- the LOC107008635 gene encoding receptor-like protein Cf-9: MDCVKLVFFMLYTFLCQLVFSSSLHHLCPEDQALALLQFKNMFTINPDASYDCEFSHPRTRSWNKSTNCCSWDGVHCDKMTGQVIELDLRCSQLQGKFHSNSSLFQLSNLKRLDLSYNNFTRSLISPKFGKFSSLRHLDLSRSSFTGVIPSEISHLSKLYVLRICDLNELSLVPHNFELLLKNLTQLRELNLYDVNLSSTVPSNFSSHLAILTLFNTGLRGLLPERVFHLSNLESLHLSYNPQLTVRFPTTKWNSSASLIKLYLSDVDFTGRMPESFSHLTSLHKLYMSDCNLSGPIPKPLWNLTNIESLYLSGNHLEGLIFHFSIFEKLKELSLGNNNFDGGLEFLSFNRSWTQLEWLHFSSNYLTGPIPSNVSGLRNLQSLDLSSNNLNGTIPSWIFSLPSLTELKLSDNTFSGIIQEFKSKTLYVVSLEQNKLEGPIPKSLLNQQSLQLLLLSHNSISGHISSAICNLKTLILLNLRSNNLEGTIPQCLGEMSELQVLDLSNNSLSGTMNTTFNIGNQLIIIKLDRNKLQGKVPQSLINCKKLEFLDLSNNALNDTFPKWLGDLPHLQMLKLRSNKLYGPIRTDNLFAQIRVIDLSSNGFSGDLPVSLFQNFQAMKKTVENNGTREYVANLYSYYYKNYLIVTTKGVDRELAQVLTTQIIIDLSRNRFEGHIPSIIGDLVGLRTLNLSHNVLEGHIPASLQKLSVLESLDLSCNKIGGEIPQQLASLTFLEVLNLSNNHLVGCIPKGKQFATFENNSYLGNDGLRGLPLSRDCGRDDQATTPAELDQEEEEEEEDSPMISWQGVLVGYGCGLVIGLSIIYIMWSTQYPTWFSRMDLKLEHRISTRMKRHKKRY, from the coding sequence ATGGATTGTGTAAAACTTGTGTTTTTTATGCTGTATACCTTTCTCTGTCAACTTGTTTTCTCCTCATCCTTACATCATTTGTGCCCTGAAGATCAAGCTCTTGCTCTACTACAATTCAAGAACATGTTTACCATTAATCCCGATGCTTCTTATGATTGTGAGTTTTCTCATCCAAGAACTCGTTCATGGAACAAGAGCACAAATTGTTGCTCATGGGATGGGGTTCATTGTGACAAGATGACAGGACAAGTGATTGAGCTTGATCTCCGTTGCAGCCAACTTCAAGGCAAGTTTCATTCCAATAGTAGCCTCTTTCAACTCTCCAATCTCAAAAGGCTTGATCTGTCTTATAATAATTTCACCAGATCACTCATTTCACCTAAATTTGGTAAGTTTTCTAGTTTGAGACATCTCGATTTGTCGCGTTCAAGTTTTACGGGTGTAATCCCTTCTGAAATCTCTCATCTTTCTAAACTATACGTTCTTCGTATATGTGATCTAAATGAGCTTAGTCTTGTACCTCACAATTTTGAACTGCTCCTTAAGAACTTGACCCAATTAAGAGAGCTCAACCTTTACGATGTGAACCTCTCTTCCACAGTTCCTTCAAATTTCTCTTCTCACTTAGCAATTTTAACACTTTTTAACACAGGGTTACGTGGGTTATTGCCCGAAAGAGTTTTTCACCTTTCCAACTTAGAATCCCTTCATTTATCATATAATCCCCAGCTCACAGTTAGGTTTCCCACAACCAAATGGAATAGCAGTGCATCACTCATCAAATTATATCTCAGTGATGTGGATTTTACTGGTAGGATGCCTGAATCATTTAGCCATCTAACTTCACTTCATAAGTTGTACATGAGTGATTGTAATCTGTCGGGGCCTATTCCTAAACCTTTATGGAATCTCACCAACATTGAGAGTTTGTACCTTAGTGGGAACCATCTTGAAGGACTAATTTTCCATTTCTCGATATTTGAAAAGCTCAAGGAGTTATCACTTGGAAATAACAACTTTGATGGTGGACTTGAGTTCTTATCCTTTAACAGAAGTTGGACCCAACTTGAATGGCTACATTTTTCGTCCAATTACCTTACTGGTCCAATTCCATCCAACGTAAGTGGACTACGAAATCTACAATCACTCGACTTGTCATCAAACAACTTAAATGGGACTATACCTTCCTGGATATTCTCCCTTCCTTCACTGACAGAGTTAAAGTTGAGTGATAACACTTTCAGTGGAATAATTCAGGAGTTCAAGTCCAAAACATTATATGTCGTTAGTCTAGAACAAAATAAGCTGGAAGGTCCAATTCCAAAGTCACTCCTAAACCAGCAAAGCCTACAACTTCTTCTCCTTTCACACAATAGCATCAGTGGACATATTTCTTCAGCTATCTGCAATCTGAAAACATTAATACTACTAAATTTGAGAAGTAATAATTTGGAGGGAACAATCCCACAATGTTTGGGTGAGATGAGTGAACTTCAAGTTTTGGATTTAAGCAACAATAGTCTTAGTGGGACAATGAATACAACTTTTAATATCGGAAACCAACTCATCATCATTAAATTGGATAGGAATAAGCTACAGGGGAAAGTTCCACAATCTTTGATCAATTGTAAAAAATTGGAATTTCTAGATTTAAGTAACAATGCGTTGAATGACACGTTTCCAAAATGGTTGGGAGACCTACCTCATTTGCAGATGTTAAAGTTGAGATCAAATAAGTTATATGGCCCTATAAGGACTGACAACTTGTTTGCTCAAATTCGAGTCATAGATCTCTCATCCAATGGATTTAGTGGAGATTTACCAGTGAGCCTTTTTCAGAATTTTCAAGCCATGAAAAAAACTGTTGAGAACAATGGAACTCGAGAGTATGTAGCAAATCTATATTCTtattattacaaaaattatttgatagTGACAACAAAGGGAGTGGATCGTGAACTTGCTCAAGTTTTGACTACACAAATAATTATCGACCTCTCAAGGAATAGATTTGAAGGTCATATTCCAAGCATTATTGGAGATCTCGTTGGACTTCGTACGTTGAACTTATCACATAATGTCTTGGAAGGTCATATACCAGCATCACTGCAGAAATTATCTGTACTTGAATCATTGGATCTCTCATGTAACAAAATTGGCGGTGAAATCCCACAACAACTTGCATCCCTCACATTTCTTGAAGTCTTGAATCTCTCTAACAATCATCTTGTTGGATGCATCCCCAAAGGAAAACAATTTGCTACGTTTGAGAACAATTCATACCTAGGAAATGATGGATTACGTGGATTGCCACTCTCAAGAGATTGTGGCCGTGATGATCAAGCGACAACTCCAGCTGAGCTagatcaagaagaagaagaagaagaagaagattcaCCAATGATCAGTTGGCAGGGGGTGCTCGTGGGTTATGGTTGTGGACTAGTTATTGGATTGTCCATAATATACATAATGTGGTCAACTCAATATCCAACATGGTTTTCGAGGATGGATTTAAAATTGGAACACAgaattagtacaagaatgaaAAGGCACAAGAAAAGATATTAG
- the LOC107008103 gene encoding uncharacterized protein LOC107008103 isoform X3, with protein MLFLQNWGYPSTVSLQNPSIYKNTTTKILVFPCLGKNGRCFSSSSLTSKLPKLLCLHGFGVEDITDVVHNKVLVAAAVSAAVGQLMKPFTSSLFYGNEFNFKTAFQAGGFPSTHSSAVVATATALGLGRGFSDSIFGLAVVYAGLVMYDAQGVRREVGIHAKAFNKAFFRNQINSVPSTSELDVLTDSIQEKLSSEAENSDPQLSEESSSFQPRSKNATLLLKPDERRAPSSSFAPLKEQVGHTEVEVIAGAFLGFFVSLA; from the exons ATGTTGTTTTTGCAGAATTGGGGCTATCCATCTACTGTTTCTTTACAAAACCCATCAATTTACAAAAACACAACAACCAAAATCCTAGTATTTCCCTGTCTTGGAAAAAATGGTAGAtgtttttcttcctcttctttgaCCAGTAAATTGCCTAAGTTGTTGTGTCTTCATGGGTTTGGTGTAGAAGACATTACTGATGTTGTCCATAACAAG GTTTTGGTTGCAGCAGCTGTATCTGCAGCGGTTGGTCAGCTAATGAAGCCTTTTACTTCATCTCTATTTTATGGCAATGAGTTCAATTTCAAGACTGCCTTTCAGGCTGGGGGTTTCCCTTCGACACACTCATCT GCAGTAGTCGCCACAGCCACAGCCCTTGGCTTGGGAAG GGGGTTTTCTGATTCGATTTTTGGTTTAGCAGTGGTTTACGCAGGCCTTGTGATGTATGATGCACAG GGAGTCCGAAGGGAAGTAGGCATTCACGCAAAAGCGTTCAATAAAGCTTTTTTCAGAAATCAAATAAACTCAGTTCCATCTACTAGCGAACTTGATGTCTTGACTGATTCTATACAAGAGAAATTATCCTCAGAGGCAGAGAACTCTGATCCTCAATTATCAGAGGAATCAAGTTCATTTCAACCAAGGTCAAAGAATGCTACTTTATTGCTTAAACCCGATGAGAGAAGAGCCCCATCATCTAGTTTTGCTCCGTTGAAAGAACAGGTTGGTCATACAGAGGTTGAAGTCATAGCTGGTGCATTTCTCGGATTCTTTGTAAGCTTAGCG TAG
- the LOC107008103 gene encoding uncharacterized protein LOC107008103 isoform X1: MLFLQNWGYPSTVSLQNPSIYKNTTTKILVFPCLGKNGRCFSSSSLTSKLPKLLCLHGFGVEDITDVVHNKVLVAAAVSAAVGQLMKPFTSSLFYGNEFNFKTAFQAGGFPSTHSSAVVATATALGLGRGFSDSIFGLAVVYAGLVMYDAQGVRREVGIHAKAFNKAFFRNQINSVPSTSELDVLTDSIQEKLSSEAENSDPQLSEESSSFQPRSKNATLLLKPDERRAPSSSFAPLKEQVGHTEVEVIAGAFLGFFVSLAVSLA; this comes from the exons ATGTTGTTTTTGCAGAATTGGGGCTATCCATCTACTGTTTCTTTACAAAACCCATCAATTTACAAAAACACAACAACCAAAATCCTAGTATTTCCCTGTCTTGGAAAAAATGGTAGAtgtttttcttcctcttctttgaCCAGTAAATTGCCTAAGTTGTTGTGTCTTCATGGGTTTGGTGTAGAAGACATTACTGATGTTGTCCATAACAAG GTTTTGGTTGCAGCAGCTGTATCTGCAGCGGTTGGTCAGCTAATGAAGCCTTTTACTTCATCTCTATTTTATGGCAATGAGTTCAATTTCAAGACTGCCTTTCAGGCTGGGGGTTTCCCTTCGACACACTCATCT GCAGTAGTCGCCACAGCCACAGCCCTTGGCTTGGGAAG GGGGTTTTCTGATTCGATTTTTGGTTTAGCAGTGGTTTACGCAGGCCTTGTGATGTATGATGCACAG GGAGTCCGAAGGGAAGTAGGCATTCACGCAAAAGCGTTCAATAAAGCTTTTTTCAGAAATCAAATAAACTCAGTTCCATCTACTAGCGAACTTGATGTCTTGACTGATTCTATACAAGAGAAATTATCCTCAGAGGCAGAGAACTCTGATCCTCAATTATCAGAGGAATCAAGTTCATTTCAACCAAGGTCAAAGAATGCTACTTTATTGCTTAAACCCGATGAGAGAAGAGCCCCATCATCTAGTTTTGCTCCGTTGAAAGAACAGGTTGGTCATACAGAGGTTGAAGTCATAGCTGGTGCATTTCTCGGATTCTTTGTAAGCTTAGCGGTAAGTTTAGCATGA
- the LOC107008103 gene encoding uncharacterized protein LOC107008103 isoform X2: MLFLQNWGYPSTVSLQNPSIYKNTTTKILVFPCLGKNGRCFSSSSLTSKLPKLLCLHGFGVEDITDVVHNKVLVAAAVSAAVGQLMKPFTSSLFYGNEFNFKTAFQAGGFPSTHSSAVVATATALGLGRGFSDSIFGLAVVYAGLVMYDAQGVRREVGIHAKAFNKAFFRNQINSVPSTSELDVLTDSIQEKLSSEAENSDPQLSEESSSFQPRSKNATLLLKPDERRAPSSSFAPLKEQVGHTEVEVIAGAFLGFFVSLAH, from the exons ATGTTGTTTTTGCAGAATTGGGGCTATCCATCTACTGTTTCTTTACAAAACCCATCAATTTACAAAAACACAACAACCAAAATCCTAGTATTTCCCTGTCTTGGAAAAAATGGTAGAtgtttttcttcctcttctttgaCCAGTAAATTGCCTAAGTTGTTGTGTCTTCATGGGTTTGGTGTAGAAGACATTACTGATGTTGTCCATAACAAG GTTTTGGTTGCAGCAGCTGTATCTGCAGCGGTTGGTCAGCTAATGAAGCCTTTTACTTCATCTCTATTTTATGGCAATGAGTTCAATTTCAAGACTGCCTTTCAGGCTGGGGGTTTCCCTTCGACACACTCATCT GCAGTAGTCGCCACAGCCACAGCCCTTGGCTTGGGAAG GGGGTTTTCTGATTCGATTTTTGGTTTAGCAGTGGTTTACGCAGGCCTTGTGATGTATGATGCACAG GGAGTCCGAAGGGAAGTAGGCATTCACGCAAAAGCGTTCAATAAAGCTTTTTTCAGAAATCAAATAAACTCAGTTCCATCTACTAGCGAACTTGATGTCTTGACTGATTCTATACAAGAGAAATTATCCTCAGAGGCAGAGAACTCTGATCCTCAATTATCAGAGGAATCAAGTTCATTTCAACCAAGGTCAAAGAATGCTACTTTATTGCTTAAACCCGATGAGAGAAGAGCCCCATCATCTAGTTTTGCTCCGTTGAAAGAACAGGTTGGTCATACAGAGGTTGAAGTCATAGCTGGTGCATTTCTCGGATTCTTTGTAAGCTTAGCG CACTAG
- the LOC107006726 gene encoding probable polyamine transporter At3g13620, protein MTATEIPSSSQHLLENEEKPTTPNPNPTKNSKKLALVPLIFIIFFEVSGGPYGAEAAIGAAGPLLAILGFLIFPFIWSVPEALVTAELATTFPGNGGFVIWADKAFGPFWGSLMGSWKLLSAVCNLASYPVLCLDYIKLIYPILDSGLPRYIAIFFISMFLSFLNYLGLSIVGYTAVVLGVLSLCPFWLITLFSIPKIDPSRWLSLGQKGVKKDWNLFFNTLFWNLNFWDNASTLAGEVEQPQKTFPKALFSAGIVTCISYVLPLLGTSGAVPLEQGEWTDGYFANLASMIAGNWLKYWMELGIVLSVIGLYEAQLSSCAYQILGMAEMGLLPRVFGVRSEWFNTPWVGILVPTLVALVVSYMTFTDIVSSVNFLYSLGMLLEFASFLWLRRKMPKAKRPYRVPLSMPGLVVMCFIPSCFLVYVMFVAHRTVYIVSAMLTVFAIAWYFFMEFCKTKMWFDFQTVDQDKVDDEII, encoded by the coding sequence ATGACAGCTACTGAAATTCCTTCTTCATCTCAACATCTtcttgaaaatgaagaaaaacccACTACCCCCAACCCCAACCCCACCAAAAACTCCAAGAAATTAGCTCTTGTTCCACTTATTTTCATAATCTTTTTTGAGGTATCTGGTGGACCTTATGGTGCAGAAGCAGCAATTGGGGCAGCTGGACCTCTTCTAGCAATTCTTGGGTTTCTGATTTTCCCATTTATTTGGAGTGTTCCTGAAGCTCTTGTAACAGCTGAACTTGCCACTACTTTTCCAGGTAATGGAGGGTTTGTCATTTGGGCTGATAAAGCTTTTGGACCCTTTTGGGGTTCTTTAATGGGTTCTTGGAAATTACTTAGTGCTGTTTGTAACTTAGCTTCTTACCCTGTTCTTTGTTTAGATTACATTAAATTGATTTACCCAATTCTTGATTCTGGTTTACCTAGATATATTGCTATTTTCTTCATATCTATGTTCTTGTCATTCTTGAATTACTTAGGTTTGTCTATAGTTGGTTACACTGCTGTTGTTCTTGGTGTGCTTTCCCTTTGCCCCTTTTGGTTAATTACATTGTTTTCAATACCAAAGATTGATCCTAGTAGATGGTTGAGTTTAGGCCAAAAGGGTGTTAAAAAAGATTGGAACTTGTTCTTTAATACCCTTTTTTGGAACTTGAATTTTTGGGATAATGCTAGTACTTTAGCTGGTGAAGTTGAACAACCTCAAAAGACATTTCCTAAAGCACTTTTTTCAGCTGGGATTGTTACATGTATTAGTTACGTGTTGCCGCTTTTGGGTACTAGTGGTGCTGTCCCTTTGGAACAAGGTGAGTGGACTGATGGTTATTTTGCTAATTTGGCTTCTATGATTGCTGGGAATTGGTTGAAGTATTGGATGGAACTTGGGATTGTTCTGTCTGTGATTGGTTTGTATGAGGCTCAGTTGAGTAGTTGTGCTTACCAAATTCTTGGAATGGCTGAGATGGGGTTGTTGCCTCGGGTTTTCGGTGTAAGATCAGAATGGTTCAACACACCTTGGGTTGGGATTCTTGTACCAACATTAGTAGCATTGGTTGTGTCCTACATGACATTCACAGATATTGTGTCATCTGTGAATTTCTTGTATAGTCTCGGGATGCTGCTAGAGTTTGCATCGTTTTTGTGGTTGAGGAGGAAAATGCCTAAAGCTAAGAGGCCGTATCGAGTGCCATTGTCAATGCCAGGACTGGTGGTGATGTGCTTCATTCCGTCTTGTTTTCTGGTTTATGTTATGTTTGTTGCCCATAGGACCGTGTATATAGTTAGTGCCATGCTCACTGTTTTCGCCATTGCGTGGTACTTCTTCATGGAGTTTTGTAAAACCAAGATGTGGTTTGATTTTCAAACTGTTGATCAAGACAAAGTAGATGATGAGATAATTTAA